The Lytechinus pictus isolate F3 Inbred chromosome 10, Lp3.0, whole genome shotgun sequence genome includes a window with the following:
- the LOC129269949 gene encoding COP9 signalosome complex subunit 3-like, translating into MGLGKQVVSSLYRKNIQRLTKTFLTLSLSDIARRVHLHTSQEAEQYVRNMIEDGEIHATISKQNGMVHFHDNPEKYDNPAVLRHVEQQMQHCISLDEKLKSMDQEIAVNPQYVQKSMGVREDDEVGGVFGAK; encoded by the exons ATGGGACTTGGCAAGCAGGTTGTGTCATCACTTTATCGAAAGAACATCCAGCGACTCACAAAA ACCTTCCTCACATTATCTCTGAGTGATATTGCCAGGAGAGTTCACCTACACACATCACAAGAGGCTGAACAGTATGTCAGAAATATG ATTGAGGATGGTGAGATTCATGCGACAATCAGCAAACAGAATGGAATGGTTCATTTCCATGACAACCCAGAGAAATATGACAATCCTGCAGTACTAAGGCATGTTGAGCAACAG ATGCAACATTGTATCAGTCTAGATGAGAAGTTAAAAAGTATGGATCAAGAGATAGCCGTTAATCCACAATATGTACAAAAG AGCATGGGAGTACGAGAAGACGATGAAGTGGGCGGAGTCTTTGGAGCGAAATAG
- the LOC129270304 gene encoding uncharacterized protein LOC129270304 translates to MSIRRIIYILTILTMFNMCESIDEFLTAMEGDTVDLYYRYPCNSTRTTLQYGRRMPFYILEDAESITLPPEQAKRFTFTNEKTEDDHCLLFIRIKDVSRTDAGTYIFFAYIKDDVHDNSLKMIGLDVDFLPGKASCEMSYEGMEGDWVTLNCIAPVGSVSGQIVCYQNGEKMPSRTDPYETNKYLKQTKLAKKTLPVFCCSSTWEHTKDRCECNDFQWVLSNNKNMTSIIDPCGPPTTISVPNAKLTTETVLPPSKSKEFVSREGMTSQSPHETMTDSKQSWNFNQVASIVCLVCIAVAEVFLFLHVIAIKQKFRKSLYEFTSSEDKNQYAFYEPLPKNSKAKEKKIDFKSCNENTDLQEPQKYEEFENIV, encoded by the coding sequence ATGAGTATAAGAAGAATCATTTACATTCTAACCATTCTTACTATGTTTAACATGTGTGAATCTATTGATGAATTCCTAACAGCTATGGAAGGAGATACTGTAGATCTTTATTACCGTTATCCATGTAACAGTACAAGAACTACTCTTCAGTATGGAAGAAGAATGCCTTTCTACATTTTGGAAGATGCGGAGTCTATCACTTTGCCACCTGAACAGGCAAAGAGATTTACTTTCACTAATGAAAAAACAGAAGATGACCATTGTCTGCTATTTATTAGAATCAAAGATGTTTCAAGAACTGATGCTGGAACATATATATTCTTTGCATATATCAAGGATGATGTACATGACAATTCATTGAAAATGATAGGATTGGACGTTGATTTTCTACCTGGAAAGGCATCATGTGAAATGAGTTATGAGGGAATGGAAGGCGATTGGGTAACACTGAATTGTATAGCTCCAGTAGGGAGTGTTTCAGGTCAAATCGTCTGCTATCAAAATGGAGAGAAGATGCCTTCACGTACAGATCCATATGAGACCAACAAATATTTGAAACAGACCAAACTTGCAAAGAAAACACTCCCTGTCTTTTGTTGCTCTTCAACATGGGAACACACTAAAGATAGATGTGAATGCAATGATTTTCAATGGGTCCTctctaataataaaaacatgacCTCAATCATAGACCCATGTGGTCCACCAACAACCATATCAGTACCAAATGCAAAACTGACCACTGAGACAGTCTTACCTCCATCAAAGAGTAAAGAATTTGTATCTAGAGAAGGAATGACTTCCCAGTCTCCTCATGAGACCATGACTGACTCAAAACAATCTTGGAATTTTAATCAAGTAGCGTCAATCGTCTGTTTAGTCTGTATAGCAGTGGCCGAAGTATTTTTATTTCTACATGTAAttgcaataaaacaaaaattcagaAAATCACTGTATGAATTCACATCAAGTGAGGATAAAAATCAATATGCTTTTTATGAACCTCTACCCAAGAATTCAAAagcaaaagagaagaaaattgaTTTCAAGAGTTGCAATGAAAATACAGATCTACAGGAGCCccaaaaatatgaagaatttgaaaatattgtttag